Proteins found in one ANME-2 cluster archaeon genomic segment:
- the cofH gene encoding 5-amino-6-(D-ribitylamino)uracil--L-tyrosine 4-hydroxyphenyl transferase CofH — protein sequence MNQQYAVLLTDIFNDILADMPDDMIDRLIAGEATKKDAQVLLRCDPILIFKLADRLRAILVGNTATYIINRNINFSDQCIGTCRFCAFKGYKGFRLTTGEIIDKAGEAVRLGASEVCIQGGLMEDMYLEDYCGILSGIKSRFPHLHIHAFSPMEVFHMAKNSKTAINETIQELKRAGLDTMPGTAAEILSERVRREICPNKLTVDQWTKVIMTAHREGIPTTATMMYGHIETEEERIDHILKIRDIQAATGGFTEFVPLPFMPYNNPLGKELMSQGAYATTGVEDLIVHAMARILLFPQVKNIQGSWVKLGKKMSQFSLLCGVNDLGGTLMEEKISKSAGAANGEYMPPEEFEWIIRGAGRDPVRRDTLYRHLNNKNLI from the coding sequence ATGAATCAGCAATATGCAGTCCTGTTAACTGATATTTTCAATGATATCCTGGCAGATATGCCTGATGACATGATCGATCGTTTAATTGCCGGGGAAGCGACAAAAAAAGACGCTCAGGTACTGCTGCGGTGTGACCCAATTCTTATATTTAAGCTGGCTGACAGGTTAAGGGCCATTCTGGTAGGCAATACTGCAACATATATAATTAACAGGAATATTAATTTCTCAGACCAGTGCATTGGTACCTGCAGGTTCTGTGCATTTAAAGGATATAAGGGGTTCAGGTTAACCACTGGGGAGATCATTGACAAGGCAGGGGAAGCTGTTCGATTGGGTGCTTCGGAGGTATGTATCCAGGGCGGCCTGATGGAAGATATGTACCTTGAAGATTATTGCGGCATTCTCAGTGGAATAAAATCCAGGTTCCCACACTTACACATTCATGCTTTCTCGCCCATGGAAGTATTTCACATGGCTAAAAATAGTAAAACAGCTATTAATGAAACCATCCAGGAATTAAAACGAGCAGGGCTAGATACAATGCCTGGTACTGCTGCCGAAATTCTTTCAGAACGGGTCCGCCGGGAGATATGCCCCAATAAGCTTACAGTGGACCAGTGGACTAAAGTGATAATGACGGCGCACCGTGAAGGCATACCCACTACAGCAACAATGATGTATGGTCATATCGAAACAGAAGAAGAGCGTATAGACCATATACTTAAGATAAGGGATATTCAGGCTGCGACCGGAGGTTTTACAGAGTTTGTACCCCTGCCTTTCATGCCCTACAATAATCCACTTGGCAAAGAACTGATGTCTCAAGGGGCATATGCCACAACAGGTGTCGAAGACCTCATAGTACATGCCATGGCGAGGATATTGCTGTTCCCGCAGGTGAAGAATATCCAGGGTAGCTGGGTCAAGCTGGGTAAAAAAATGTCACAATTTTCCCTGCTGTGTGGTGTAAACGACCTGGGCGGCACGCTGATGGAAGAGAAGATATCAAAGAGCGCGGGGGCAGCTAATGGGGAATACATGCCGCCGGAAGAATTTGAATGGATCATCAGGGGTGCGGGGCGTGACCCCGTCCGGAGAGATACACTATACCGGCATTTAAACAATAAAAATCTTATATAG